In the Malus domestica chromosome 16, GDT2T_hap1 genome, one interval contains:
- the LOC103416681 gene encoding geraniol 8-hydroxylase-like, protein MDFYCMGLCLLSFFWITIQAFNSLAKRSKSNPNSTRPVLPPGPKPFPIIGNLLELGNKPHLSLTKLSQIYGPVITLQLGQVTTVVVSSSTAAKEVLRTHDQFLCNRTVPSAVRACNMGEHSLPWIPASAKWRSLRKICNSQLFAVKVLDASKAIRHKKVQELIADVNASKVKGNAIEIGRAAFSTTLNLLARTMFSMDLADPKSETTKEFKETVWGLMEEAGKPNLGDYFPVLGKLDPQGIQRRMTNHFLKMEQLFDQIIAQRLESRKAHDYITRDDMLDALLSISEVNCEEMDKNKMEHLFLVIFAAGTDTTSSTLEWAMAELLRNPKKLLKAQEELDQVIGKGKLVEESGIAGLPYLQAIIKETFRLHPPVPLLLPRKAEEDVEICGYIVPKGAQVFVNAWAIGRDPSIWDNPKSFEPERFLGSEIDVLGRNLELIPFGGGRRICPGLPLAMRMLHLMLGSLINSFDWKLEDEVVPETMNMEEKFGLTLQMAQPLRAVPN, encoded by the exons atggatttCTATTGTATGGGACTAtgtcttctctctttcttctggATCACAATCCAAGCTTTCAATTCATTAGCTAAAAGAAGCAAATCCAATCCCAATTCCACAAGGCCTGTTCTTCCACCGGGGCCGAAGCCATTTCCCATCATTGGAAATCTCTTAGAGCTTGGAAACAaaccccatctctctctcactaagCTCTCCCAAATCTATGGCCCCGTAATCACTTTGCAACTCGGCCAAGTAACAACCGTGGTCGTTTCTTCATCAACCGCGGCGAAAGAAGTTCTACGAACGCACGACCAATTCTTATGCAATCGAACGGTCCCCAGTGCAGTCCGAGCCTGCAACATGGGAGAGCACAGCTTGCCCTGGATACCAGCTTCAGCCAAATGGAGAAGCCTCCGAAAAATATGCAACTCCCAATTGTTCGCAGTAAAAGTTCTCGACGCAAGCAAAGCCATCCGGCACAAAAAAGTCCAGGAGCTCATAGCTGATGTCAATGCAAGTAAGGTAAAGGGCAATGCAATAGAGATTGGCAGGGCTGCTTTTAGTACGACACTGAATTTGTTAGCGCGTACGATGTTCTCTATGGATTTAGCAGATCCGAAGAGTGAGACAACTAAAGAGTTTAAGGAGACTGTGTGGGGTTTGATGGAGGAGGCCGGGAAGCCAAATTTGGGGGACTACTTTCCTGTGCTTGGAAAACTTGACCCCCAAGGCATTCAGCGGCGGATGACTAATCACTTCCTCAAGATGGAACAACTCTTCGACCAAATCATTGCACAAAGGTTGGAATCGAGGAAAGCTCATGATTATATCACAAGGGATGACATGTTGGATGCCCTTTTAAGCATCAGTGAAGTGAATTGTGAGGAAATGGACAAGAACAAAATGGAACACCTGTTTCTG GTTATATTTGCTGCGGGCACAGATACAACTTCATCTACACTGGAATGGGCAATGGCTGAGCTACTACGCAACCCAAAAAAACTATTGAAAGCTCAAGAAGAGCTGGATCAAGTCATTGGCAAAGGAAAACTTGTTGAAGAATCAGGCATTGCTGGACTCCCTTACTTGCAAGCAATAATCAAAGAAACCTTTCGGTTGCACCCACCAGTGCCGTTACTACTTCCTCGGAAGGCCGAAGAAGACGTAGAGATCTGCGGGTACATTGTACCAAAGGGTGCACAAGTGTTTGTTAATGCATGGGCCATAGGCAGAGACCCCAGCATTTGGGACAATCCCAAATCATTTGAGCCGGAGAGGTTCTTGGGGTCGGAAATTGATGTTTTAGGCCGGAACCTCGAGCTTATTCCTTTTGGTGGCGGGAGGAGAATATGTCCCGGGCTGCCGTTGGCAATGCGGATGTTACACTTGATGTTGGGGTCACTTATTAACTCATTTGATTGGAAGCTTGAAGATGAAGTTGTACCAGAGACCATGAACATGGAGGAAAAGTTTGGGCTGACCTTACAGATGGCTCAGCCTCTAAGAGCTGTTCCCAACTAA
- the LOC103425528 gene encoding geraniol 8-hydroxylase-like, giving the protein MDILSCILLGLMVAWISIYTLYYSLGRRSSVTTRLPPGPNRLPFIGNLLELGNKPHLSLTKLSQRYGPIMALQLGQITTVVISSSTFAKEVLRTHDQLFCNRTVPDALRACQHSKYGMAWIPVSPAWRNLRKTCNTQLFATKILDANQANRHLKVQELISDVNESAVNSEVVDIGRAAFKTSLNLLSRTVFSVDLADPHSAMAREFKDLVWGIFEEAGKPNLADYFPVLKKIDPLGIRRRLTGHFRKMLDLFDRLMMQRFESRKVLDYIMTNDMLDTLINISEEKNEDMDIDEIQHLLLELFAAGTDTTSSTLEWAMAELLRNPEKLSKAQAELKQIIGKGKLVEESDVARLPYLQAIIKETFRLYPAAPLLLPRKAETDVEIGGYVIPKGAQVFVNAWAIGRDPGIWDNPDSFVPERFLGSEIDVTGQNFELIPFGGGRRMCPGWPLAMRMVNLMLGSLINCFDKWKLEDGVTPKTMNMDQKFGLTLQKAQPLRVVPML; this is encoded by the exons ATGGACATCTTGAGTTGCATACTACTAGGTCTAATGGTTGCATGGATCTCAATTTATACCCTCTATTATTCACTTGGAAGAAGATCATCAGTTACCACAAGGCTCCCACCTGGACCAAACCGACTTCCCTTCATTGGCAATCTCTTAGAGCTTGGCAACAaaccccatctctctctcaccaAGCTTTCACAACGCTACGGCCCCATAATGGCCTTGCAACTCGGCCAAATAACGACGGTGGTAATTTCTTCATCAACCTTCGCCAAAGAAGTCCTCCGAACCCACGACCAACTCTTCTGCAACCGAACCGTCCCAGATGCGCTCCGAGCTTGTCAACATTCCAAGTACGGCATGGCTTGGATACCGGTTTCACCTGCTTGGAGAAACCTTCGCAAAACATGTAACACGCAATTGTTCGCCACCAAAATTCTCGATGCCAACCAAGCCAACCGTCACCTAAAAGTGCAAGAGCTCATATCTGACGTCAATGAAAGCGCTGTAAACAGTGAGGTGGTTGATATCGGAAGGGCTGCTTTCAAAACTTCGCTCAATTTGCTGTCGCGTACAGTCTTCTCTGTGGATTTAGCGGACCCACACAGTGCGATGGCGAGAGAGTTCAAGGACTTGGTGTGGGGTATCTTTGAAGAGGCCGGGAAACCTAACTTGGCTGACTATTTTCCTGTGCTCAAAAAGATCGATCCCCTGGGAATTCGACGCCGTTTGACTGGTCACTTCCGAAAGATGCTTGACCTCTTTGACCGCTTGATGATGCAACGGTTCGAGTCAAGAAAAGTGCTTGATTATATCATGACTAATGATATGTTAGATACCCTGATAAACATTAGTGAGGAGAAAAATGAGGATATGGACATCGATGAAATTCAACATCTGCTCCTG GAATTATTTGCTGCCGGAACAGATACAACATCATCCACACTGGAATGGGCAATGGCTGAGCTACTCCGCAACCCGGAAAAACTGTCAAAAGCTCAAGCGGAGCTGAAGCAGATCATCGGAAAAGGAAAACTGGTTGAGGAATCTGACGTTGCTCGACTTCCTTACTTACAAGCAATAATAAAAGAGACATTCCGTCTGTACCCAGCAGCGCCTTTACTACTTCCCCGAAAAGCCGAAACAGACGTTGAAATCGGCGGGTACGTTATACCAAAGGGTGCACAAGTGTTTGTCAATGCATGGGCCATAGGAAGAGATCCTGGAATTTGGGACAACCCGGACTCGTTCGTGCCAGAGAGGTTTCTAGGATCGGAAATTGATGTAACCGGCCAGAACTTTGAGCTTATTCCTTTTGGTGGTGGGAGGAGAATGTGTCCTGGCTGGCCATTGGCAATGAGAATGGTGAACTTGATGTTGGGTTCGCTTATTAACTGCTTCGATAAATGGAAGCTTGAAGATGGAGTTACACCAAAGACCATGAACATGGATCAGAAGTTTGGCCTCACTTTACAAAAAGCTCAACCTCTCAGAGTTGTTCCTATGTTATAG
- the LOC139193225 gene encoding U-box domain-containing protein 6-like, with translation MDITEVEESLFAASDAKLHGELCKALSGIYCKIMSIFPSLEAARPRSKSGIQALCSLHVALEKSKNVLQHCAECSKLYLAITGDSVLSKFEKARCALMDSLRRVEDIVPQSIGCQIEDIVSELEGTVLSLDPLEKQVGDEIIALLQQGKKFDNCNDNNELESFHQAATKLGITSSRAALTERRALKKIIQRARAEEDKRKESIVAYILHLMRKYSKLFRSEISDDNDSQGSAPCSPTVQGSIEDAGPGGNGQAFDRQMSNFSSFNFKSSFSSKPNNRKSGQMPLPPEELRCPISLQLMYDPVIIASGQTYERICIEKWFSDGHNTCPKTQQKLSHLSLTPNYCVKGLIANWCEQNGISVPDGPPESLDLNYWRLAFESESTDSKYMGSIGSCKLKGVKVVPLEESHTIKEDVGNETEDVSPLEEESELDVFESYQDLLTALNEEEDFRKRCKVVEQIRLLLKNDEEARMYMGANGFVEALLHFLSSALREASSLAQESGAMALFNLAVNNNRNKETMLTSGVISLLEEMISNPSSQGPAAALYLNLSCLEEAKPIIGTSPAVSFLTQLLRADVETQCKLDALHALYNLSGVQSNIPKLISAGIISGLQSLLADSGDQMWTEKCIAVLINLGSSSSARDEMMSNSSLISALATILEAEQPIEQEQAVSCLYMLCNGSEKCSQMVLKEGVIPALVSISVNGTSRGKEKAQKLLMLFREQRQRDQAPPEPEVHLSVENSDKPMSVPESKPLCKSFSRRKMSKPFRFLWKSKSYSVYQC, from the exons TTGCATGGAGAGTTGTGCAAGGCACTCTCTGGAATTTATTGCAAAATAAtgtcaatatttccttctttgGAAGCAGCGCGACCTAGGAGCAAGTCTGGTATCCAAGCTTTATGTTCATTACATGTAGCACTTGAAAAATCTAAGAATGTTCTTCAGCATTGCGCAGAATGTAGTAAACTTTACTTG GCTATAACTGGGGATTCTGTGCTCTCAAAATTTGAAAAGGCAAGATGTGCTCTCATGGATAGTCTTAGGCGTGTTGAAGACATTGTTCCACAATCTATTGGTTGTCAG ATTGAAGACATTGTTAGTGAACTTGAGGGTACTGTGTTGTCACTTGATCCCTTAGAGAAGCAAGTCGGTGATGAAATAATTGCGCTACTCCAGCAAGGGAAAAAGTTCGACAACTGTAATGACAATAATGAGCTGGAATCTTTTCATCAGGCTGCCACCAAACTTGGTATTACCTCTTCCAGGGCAGCTCTTACTGAGAGAAGAGCTTTAAAGAAAATCATCCAAAGAGCCCGTGCTGAGGAAGATAAGCGGAAAGAGTCAATTGTAGCTTATATATTACATCTTATGCGAAAATATTCCAAGCTGTTTAGAAGTGAAATCTCAGATGACAATGATTCACAAGGTTCTGCACCTTGTTCTCCCACTGTACAGGGTTCTATTGAGGATGCTGGGCCCGGTGGCAATGGTCAAGCATTTGATCGACAAATGTCAAATTTTAGTTCTTTTAATTTCAAAAGTTCTTTTAGTTCCAAGCCAAACAATCGGAAATCAGGTCAGATGCCTCTTCCACCTGAAGAATTGAGGTGTCCGATATCATTGCAACTTATGTATGATCCGGTCATCATCGCTTCTGGTCAGACATATGAAAGGATTTGCATTGAGAAATGGTTCAGTGATGGGCACAATACATGCCCAAAGACTCAACAGAAGCTGTCTCATCTTTCTTTAACCCCCAATTATTGTGTAAAAGGTCTCATTGCTAATTGGTGTGAACAGAATGGAATTTCTGTTCCAGATGGTCCCCCAGAGTCTCTGGACCTCAACTATTGGAGGCTTGCATTTGAGTCTGAGTCCACTGATTCAAAATATATGGGTAGTATTGGCTCTTGCAAGTTGAAGGGTGTCAAGGTGGTTCCTTTAGAGGAGAGTCATACTATAAAGGAGGATGTTGGAAATGAAACAGAAGATGTGTCTCCATTAGAGGAAGAGTCTGAGCTTGATGTTTTTGAAAGTTATCAGGATCTTTTAACCGCCTTGAATGAAGAGGAAGACTTCAGGAAGAGGTGCAAGGTAGTGGAGCAAATAAGGCTCTTGCTGAAGAATGATGAGGAAGCCAGAATGTATATGGGTGCTAATGGATTTGTTGAAGCACTTCTACATTTTCTGAGCTCAGCTTTGCGTGAAGCAAGTTCTTTGGCTCAGGAAAGTGGAGCCATGGCTCTCTTCAATCTTGCTGTCAACAATAACAG AAACAAGGAAACGATGTTAACATCAGGGGTAATTTCGTTGCTGGAGGAAATGATCTCCAATCCCAGTTCTCAAGGACCTGCGGCAGCCCTGTATCTGAATCTCTCCTGCCTTGAAGAAGCCAAGCCTATTATTGGAACAAGTCCGGCTGTCTCTTTCTTAACCCAGCTCCTTCGAGCTGATGTTGAAACCCAATGTAAGCTTGATGCCCTCCACGCCCTGTACAATCTATCGGGTGTCCAGTCAAATATACCGAAACTTATTTCAGCTGGTATTATCAGTGGTCTCCAATCCCTTCTTGCGGACTCTGGTGACCAAATGTGGACAGAAAAATGTATAGCTGTTTTGATAAATTTGGGATCAAGTAGTTCTGCCAGAGATGAAATGATGTCGAATTCAAGTCTTATCAGTGCACTAGCAACAATTTTGGAGGCTGAACAACCCATTGAGCAGGAGCAAGCTGTCTCATGTCTGTATATGTTGTGTAACGGGAGCGAGAAATGCAGTCAGATGGTCCTCAAGGAAGGGGTGATTCCGGCATTGGTGTCTATTTCCGTCAATGGCACATCAAGAGGAAAAGAGAAGGCTCAGAAGCTGTTAATGCTGTTCCGTGAGCAGAGACAAAGAGACCAAGCACCCCCTGAGCCGGAGGTGCATCTGTCGGTCGAAAATAGTGACAAGCCCATGTCTGTTCCGGAAAGCAAGCCGCTATGCAAATCCTTCTCAAGAAGAAAGATGAGCAAACCTTTTAGGTTTTTATGGAAGAGCAAAAGCTATTCTGTTTACCAGTGTTAA